Proteins encoded within one genomic window of uncultured Desulfobacter sp.:
- a CDS encoding transposase, which yields MRYRRAKIAGGTYFFTVVTFGRARIFSSPGNVELLRQAMKYVMENHPFVIDAMVVLPDHLHCIWTLPRTDNDFPVRWRLIKSFFTRHCDEKYRQKISDARERKKEQAVWQRRYWEHTIKDEQDFMRHVEYIHYNPVKHGLVNASKDWQYSSFHRYVKQGLYPESWGAGVVLDFDAGVGYE from the coding sequence ATGCGGTATCGCCGGGCTAAGATTGCAGGAGGAACTTATTTTTTTACGGTAGTCACGTTCGGGCGGGCAAGGATTTTTTCGAGCCCTGGAAACGTAGAGCTGTTACGGCAGGCAATGAAATATGTGATGGAGAACCATCCCTTTGTTATTGATGCCATGGTGGTGCTGCCGGATCATCTTCACTGCATCTGGACCCTCCCCCGGACAGATAATGACTTTCCGGTCCGGTGGCGGTTGATTAAGAGCTTTTTTACACGGCATTGTGATGAAAAATATAGGCAGAAAATATCTGATGCCCGGGAGAGGAAAAAGGAACAGGCCGTGTGGCAGCGAAGATATTGGGAACATACCATAAAGGATGAGCAGGATTTTATGCGGCATGTGGAATACATTCATTATAATCCGGTTAAACATGGTTTGGTCAATGCGTCTAAAGATTGGCAATATTCGAGTTTTCATCGGTATGTGAAACAGGGGTTGTATCCGGAGAGTTGGGGGGCCGGGGTGGTGTTGGATTTTGATGCGGGTGTTGGGTATGAGTGA
- a CDS encoding ABC transporter ATP-binding protein, which yields MNKPILEVKNLTMDFGGLRAINSLDLTINQGEIAALIGPNGAGKTTFFNCITGIYTPTQGDIFIRPNGDDSTKERINGFKPNLVTRKGLARTFQNIRLFESMTVLENVMIGCYPVTKAGILGAIFRGPATRAEEQFIVNKSYEILKKIGLETYVDELALNLPYGAQRRLEIARAMATNPFLLLLDEPAAGMNPKETEALNTLILKLRNEEKISILLIEHDMKLVMSLSENIFVVDYGKKIGEGTPDQILNNPAVIKAYLGEEIDA from the coding sequence ATGAACAAACCTATTTTGGAAGTTAAAAATCTGACCATGGATTTCGGCGGACTGCGGGCCATCAACAGCCTGGACCTGACTATCAATCAAGGGGAAATTGCCGCACTGATCGGTCCAAACGGTGCCGGAAAAACCACTTTTTTCAACTGTATCACAGGGATTTATACCCCCACCCAGGGAGACATTTTTATCAGGCCCAACGGAGATGATTCAACCAAAGAACGCATTAACGGATTCAAACCCAACCTGGTGACCCGCAAGGGCCTGGCCCGGACATTTCAAAATATACGACTGTTTGAATCCATGACGGTTCTGGAAAATGTCATGATCGGATGTTACCCCGTCACAAAGGCCGGTATCCTGGGTGCGATTTTCAGAGGCCCTGCCACCCGGGCCGAAGAGCAGTTTATCGTAAATAAAAGTTACGAAATATTAAAAAAAATCGGTCTTGAAACATATGTGGATGAATTGGCGCTGAACCTGCCTTACGGTGCCCAACGGCGCCTGGAAATTGCCAGGGCCATGGCTACAAATCCCTTCCTGCTTCTTCTGGACGAACCTGCGGCCGGCATGAACCCCAAAGAGACCGAGGCTCTGAATACATTGATCTTAAAGTTAAGAAATGAAGAAAAAATTTCCATCCTTTTAATCGAACACGATATGAAATTGGTCATGAGCCTGTCTGAAAACATCTTTGTGGTGGATTACGGTAAAAAAATCGGTGAGGGCACGCCTGACCAGATCCTGAATAATCCGGCCGTAATCAAGGCTTACTTAGGAGAAGAGATAGATGCTTAA
- a CDS encoding branched-chain amino acid ABC transporter substrate-binding protein has protein sequence MKRNLFAMGCLLAVCLIFAFGTKEAEARTIKLGVAGAHSGDLASYGLPSVNAAKLVVKKINANGGVLGQQVELLVEDDACKPEIAGNTAMKLVSDGVDIVMGHICSGATKAALGIYKDAKIVTMSPSATNPDLTLSGEYPNFFRTIPHDAKQAQLQVKFATQTLKVKNVVILHDKGDYGKGQAELAQKYFKEAGVNILLFEGVTPGAVDYSAIVTKVEKAKPDLVIWGGYHPEASKIVTLMRKQRMDTLFMGADGVKDDTFIKVAGEYSEGVYATGPMDISGNPMAKMAKEEHQKAFGSDPGAFFDAAYAATQALLNAIEKAGSTDSDKVVQALRTEYVETPLGKIRFDEDGDATGIGFSVYKVVNGQFVQEK, from the coding sequence ATGAAAAGAAATTTATTTGCAATGGGTTGTCTATTGGCTGTTTGCCTGATCTTTGCCTTTGGGACCAAAGAAGCAGAAGCTCGGACAATTAAACTTGGGGTTGCCGGGGCTCATTCAGGTGACCTTGCATCCTATGGACTTCCGTCAGTGAATGCGGCCAAGCTAGTTGTAAAGAAAATCAATGCCAACGGTGGCGTTTTAGGCCAACAGGTCGAACTGCTGGTTGAAGACGATGCGTGTAAACCCGAAATTGCCGGCAACACGGCAATGAAGCTGGTTTCAGACGGCGTTGACATTGTCATGGGCCATATCTGCTCCGGGGCAACCAAAGCGGCTCTGGGCATTTACAAAGACGCCAAAATCGTTACCATGTCTCCGTCTGCCACCAATCCGGATCTGACCTTGTCCGGTGAATACCCCAATTTTTTCAGAACCATTCCCCATGACGCCAAACAGGCCCAACTCCAGGTCAAATTTGCCACCCAAACCCTTAAGGTCAAAAATGTCGTCATCCTCCATGACAAAGGGGATTACGGCAAAGGCCAGGCAGAACTTGCTCAAAAATACTTTAAGGAAGCCGGTGTGAACATTCTCCTGTTTGAAGGGGTTACCCCGGGTGCCGTTGACTATTCGGCCATTGTCACCAAAGTGGAAAAAGCGAAACCTGACCTGGTTATCTGGGGCGGCTACCATCCTGAAGCCTCCAAGATTGTTACACTGATGAGAAAACAAAGAATGGATACCCTGTTCATGGGTGCTGATGGTGTAAAAGATGACACCTTCATTAAAGTTGCCGGTGAGTATTCTGAAGGCGTTTATGCCACAGGTCCCATGGATATTTCCGGCAACCCCATGGCAAAGATGGCAAAAGAGGAACACCAAAAGGCGTTCGGTTCTGATCCGGGGGCCTTTTTTGACGCAGCTTATGCGGCAACCCAGGCCTTGCTCAACGCGATTGAAAAAGCAGGATCCACTGACTCTGACAAGGTGGTTCAAGCGCTGAGAACTGAGTATGTTGAAACGCCCTTGGGAAAAATCCGCTTTGACGAAGATGGTGATGCCACAGGTATCGGCTTTTCCGTATACAAAGTGGTCAATGGCCAATTTGTCCAAGAAAAGTAA
- a CDS encoding MFS transporter, translating to MAVGFINLVFGGAAAVMSQVFSFLLVNQGYRATCVISMALAVCTGIVCAFFMHGSAYSFKSVKGLGIALGVGRILTLRSFWCLWWVWALAGAAGVSMVMLCASLGQSLGYDVTQYVMILTGFSMLNGLGRIVFGILADRISKHKILIRVFLLAALAYLFMPFFHNLYVLSCVGWVEERNPTFKCKAKEKGRDIKTQQTMD from the coding sequence TTGGCAGTAGGTTTTATCAATCTGGTATTTGGCGGAGCCGCTGCGGTCATGTCGCAGGTATTCTCTTTTTTGTTGGTTAACCAGGGGTACAGGGCAACATGTGTGATTTCCATGGCCCTTGCCGTGTGCACCGGTATTGTATGCGCATTTTTTATGCATGGTTCCGCATATTCATTTAAATCTGTAAAGGGGTTGGGAATTGCTCTTGGTGTTGGCCGAATACTTACGTTGAGATCCTTCTGGTGTCTTTGGTGGGTATGGGCCCTGGCCGGGGCTGCAGGGGTTTCCATGGTTATGCTGTGTGCATCCTTGGGGCAGTCTTTAGGATATGACGTGACACAGTATGTGATGATCCTGACCGGATTCAGCATGTTGAACGGCCTTGGCCGGATTGTATTCGGCATACTTGCGGACCGCATATCCAAGCACAAAATTTTAATCCGGGTGTTTCTTTTGGCGGCTTTGGCCTATCTGTTCATGCCCTTTTTTCATAATCTGTATGTGTTAAGCTGCGTAGGTTGGGTTGAGGAACGAAACCCAACATTTAAATGCAAAGCAAAGGAAAAAGGCAGGGATATAAAGACCCAACAAACAATGGATTGA
- a CDS encoding ABC transporter ATP-binding protein: MLKIKNVETYYGNIQALKNISMDVREGEIITLIGANGAGKSTTLMTLCGVVPAASGTIEFQGRDITGMPADQIAALGISQVPEGRRIFPYLTVMENLDMGTFLRKDKIQIKQDLENVFQLFPILADRRNQQGGTLSGGEQQMLAISRAIMSKPKLLLLDEPSLGLAPIITKQIFNIIKKIKQEYKTTIFLVEQNANLALKVADRGYVMETGTITMADTGEKLLANEAVKKAYLGM; this comes from the coding sequence ATGCTTAAGATCAAAAATGTAGAAACCTATTACGGCAATATTCAGGCCCTAAAAAATATCAGCATGGATGTCCGGGAAGGTGAAATCATCACGCTTATCGGCGCCAACGGCGCCGGAAAATCCACGACCCTGATGACCTTGTGCGGGGTGGTGCCCGCAGCCTCCGGCACCATCGAGTTCCAGGGCCGGGATATCACCGGCATGCCTGCCGACCAAATCGCAGCCCTGGGCATCAGTCAAGTGCCTGAAGGGCGCAGGATTTTCCCTTATCTCACCGTCATGGAAAATCTGGACATGGGCACCTTTCTTAGAAAGGATAAAATACAAATCAAACAAGATTTAGAAAACGTTTTTCAGCTGTTTCCCATTCTGGCGGACCGAAGGAATCAGCAAGGGGGCACGCTGAGCGGTGGAGAACAGCAGATGCTTGCCATTTCCCGGGCTATCATGAGCAAACCCAAACTGCTGCTGCTTGATGAACCCTCTCTTGGGCTTGCACCCATTATCACCAAACAAATTTTCAATATTATAAAAAAAATCAAGCAAGAATATAAAACCACCATATTTCTGGTGGAGCAGAACGCCAATCTGGCGCTAAAGGTGGCGGACCGGGGCTATGTTATGGAAACCGGTACCATCACCATGGCCGACACAGGCGAAAAACTTCTTGCAAACGAAGCGGTTAAAAAAGCATATCTTGGTATGTAA
- a CDS encoding branched-chain amino acid ABC transporter permease, giving the protein MNLLQELKHSTIAAVWFMFLTFPIMVIKVNTVTQTIEWRWWNMASIGIAFFFLSALWRYLLKRKEKHTGKLNQGKKISIVRKLLAEKRFFIPAMVLLIIATLAFPYTFSMYQTTIMISALIYVMLGLGLNIVIGLAGLLDLGYVAFFAVGAYAYALLNLHFGMTFWMVLPLGGLLGAVMGIILGYPVLRLRGDYLAIVTLGFGEIIRLVLENWNSFSKGPSGIANIPKPGLFGIDLTFQQNFIYLYYIMVALVIFTIFVINRLQNSRVGRAWIALKDDEIACQAMGIDKARTKLRAFALGATWAGMAGVVFAAKTTFINPASFTIWESVIILCTVVLGGMGSIAGVISGALMLILLPEYLRAVSEYRMIVFGAVLVLMMVFKPGGLIENVRKTYHYKNHEHTTEQ; this is encoded by the coding sequence ATGAATCTGTTACAAGAACTCAAACATTCCACCATAGCAGCGGTCTGGTTTATGTTCCTGACCTTTCCGATCATGGTAATAAAAGTCAATACCGTAACCCAGACCATTGAGTGGCGCTGGTGGAATATGGCCTCTATCGGCATTGCCTTTTTTTTCCTGTCTGCCCTGTGGCGCTACTTGCTTAAACGCAAAGAAAAACATACAGGCAAACTTAACCAGGGCAAAAAAATATCTATTGTCAGAAAACTTTTAGCCGAAAAACGGTTCTTTATTCCTGCCATGGTTTTGTTGATCATTGCCACCCTGGCATTTCCCTACACCTTTTCCATGTACCAGACCACGATCATGATCTCAGCACTAATCTATGTGATGCTGGGGTTAGGGCTGAACATCGTTATCGGGCTGGCAGGCCTTCTGGATCTTGGCTATGTGGCCTTTTTTGCGGTGGGCGCCTATGCCTATGCACTCTTAAATCTGCACTTCGGTATGACCTTCTGGATGGTGCTGCCTCTGGGAGGGCTTCTGGGTGCGGTTATGGGCATTATCTTAGGCTATCCGGTGCTTCGTTTGAGAGGCGACTATCTGGCAATTGTGACCCTGGGCTTTGGTGAAATCATTCGTCTGGTGCTTGAAAACTGGAATAGCTTTTCCAAGGGCCCCAGCGGCATTGCCAATATTCCCAAACCCGGCCTGTTTGGAATTGATCTGACATTCCAACAGAACTTCATCTACCTCTATTACATTATGGTGGCCTTGGTTATCTTTACCATCTTTGTGATCAACCGTCTCCAGAACTCCAGGGTTGGACGGGCCTGGATCGCCCTGAAAGATGATGAAATCGCCTGCCAGGCCATGGGTATTGACAAGGCCCGGACAAAACTGCGCGCCTTTGCTTTGGGGGCGACCTGGGCCGGCATGGCCGGGGTTGTTTTTGCCGCCAAAACCACCTTTATTAATCCGGCCAGTTTCACCATCTGGGAATCGGTTATCATTTTGTGTACGGTGGTGCTGGGCGGCATGGGCTCCATTGCCGGCGTCATTTCCGGAGCCTTGATGCTGATTCTACTGCCTGAATATCTTCGTGCCGTATCTGAATACCGGATGATTGTTTTCGGCGCCGTTCTGGTGCTGATGATGGTTTTCAAACCCGGCGGACTAATTGAAAACGTCAGAAAAACCTATCATTATAAAAACCACGAACACACCACAGAGCAATAG
- a CDS encoding branched-chain amino acid ABC transporter permease LivH (LivHMGF is the membrane component of the LIV-I/LS branched-chain amino acid transporter) — MDYEFFLKLFLGGLTRGSIYALIALGYTMVYGIIELINFAHGEIYMIGAFTALIISTVLTMSGFPALAVTLIAAAAAVFYACCYGYTMEKIAYKPLRKAPRLSALISAIGMSLFLQNYVLLAQTSDFLPFPSLIPDFEFWEPYAHIMSATELSIIVTTVIVMIGLTVLIKFTQIGKAMRATSQDKTMAMLLGVNVNRVISLTFIIGSGTAAIGGMLIASHIGQINFYMGFIAGIKAFVAAVLGGIGSIPGAVLGSLVLGWTESFFTGYISSDYEDVFAFLFLVLILIFRPSGILGRAETKKV; from the coding sequence ATGGATTATGAATTTTTTTTAAAGCTGTTCCTGGGCGGATTGACCCGGGGCAGTATCTATGCCTTGATTGCCCTGGGGTACACCATGGTATACGGAATTATTGAACTGATTAACTTTGCCCATGGTGAAATATATATGATAGGCGCTTTTACCGCGCTGATCATCTCCACGGTATTGACCATGTCGGGCTTTCCGGCCTTGGCCGTCACGCTGATCGCAGCAGCGGCAGCTGTGTTTTATGCCTGCTGCTACGGATATACCATGGAAAAAATTGCTTACAAGCCTTTGCGAAAGGCCCCCCGCCTGTCCGCGCTGATCAGCGCCATCGGTATGTCACTATTTCTTCAAAATTATGTACTGCTTGCCCAAACCTCGGATTTTCTGCCTTTTCCCAGCCTGATTCCTGATTTTGAGTTCTGGGAACCCTATGCACACATCATGTCCGCCACGGAGCTATCCATTATCGTCACCACGGTGATCGTCATGATCGGATTAACTGTTCTGATCAAGTTTACCCAGATCGGCAAAGCCATGCGGGCCACATCCCAGGATAAAACCATGGCCATGCTGCTTGGAGTCAATGTCAACCGGGTTATCTCCTTAACCTTTATCATCGGGTCCGGCACGGCGGCCATCGGGGGCATGCTCATTGCTTCGCACATTGGACAGATTAATTTTTATATGGGATTCATTGCCGGCATCAAGGCCTTTGTGGCAGCCGTTTTAGGCGGCATCGGCAGTATTCCGGGCGCGGTTTTAGGTTCCCTTGTCCTGGGATGGACTGAAAGTTTTTTCACCGGTTATATCTCCAGTGATTATGAAGATGTATTTGCCTTTTTATTCCTGGTTCTAATCCTTATTTTCAGGCCATCCGGAATTCTGGGCCGGGCGGAAACCAAAAAAGTTTAA
- a CDS encoding thrombospondin type 3 repeat-containing protein, translating to MGKIESVRIWWIWLGLAVVWALFPMNAVANDALCARVKIQINQELTLERQAFEAHMKISNGFADIPIEDVAVLVNFTDGEGNPVSASTDPDNTDALFFIRQDTISGIDNVDGAGQVPGSSSADITWLIIPAPGASNGAPQGTLYYVGATLTYTMAGETQTTEVMPDYIYVKPMPELTLDYFLPEDVYGDDAFTDEIEEEVPFPLGVRVANNGYGTAVNLSINSAQPEIVENELGLLIGFNIEATQVNGEAAQLTLKADFGDIGPGEAGVAKWIMTCSLSGKFVEFDADFSHSDELGGELTSLFDSVNTHFLLKDVMVDLPGRDAINDFLAKDGSIVRIYESDNVEALVTDYDGQSAGIVLLDQDTYRLTAPVTEGFMVVTLQDPKSGQMNIQEVVRSDGKQILEENCWLSKTRDDDNNWHYFINLFDSNTTASYTVVFEDSEASHIPMIQYISNKVLMEGGQVGFLVTASDPDGTIPALSAASLPAGAEFTDRGDGTGIFEWFTQYGQAGTYSVTFTADDGEYAATRKVKLQIQDANVSDSDGDGMDDAWEMLHFGTLNRDGTGDYDGDGISDKDEYLNQTDPGQNSAPLEPSQPNPEDEALGVSVDLLLSWTGEDPDEGDLLSYDVLFGQDAESLEVIQTTEETEVYPGLLAYDTSYFWQIVATDPAQAVTSGPVWQFRTFTETGDADGDLLLNYEEINLGTNPMAWDTDRDGFGDGEEYNSGSNPLNGQSVPNLPPHYGDLDDDDDVDGWDLYLLLSAWGLTSGDEGFNPRADLNEDGVIDGGDLDLFTRIFGYAFIEL from the coding sequence ATGGGGAAAATTGAATCTGTTAGAATCTGGTGGATCTGGCTGGGCCTGGCTGTTGTCTGGGCGTTGTTTCCAATGAATGCTGTGGCTAATGATGCCCTTTGCGCCCGGGTAAAAATTCAGATTAACCAGGAGCTGACCCTGGAACGTCAGGCATTTGAGGCCCATATGAAGATCAGCAACGGGTTTGCCGATATTCCAATTGAGGATGTGGCTGTTCTGGTCAATTTTACCGATGGGGAGGGGAATCCGGTGTCGGCAAGCACTGATCCGGACAATACCGACGCCCTGTTTTTTATCCGTCAGGACACCATTTCAGGCATTGACAATGTGGACGGTGCAGGCCAGGTCCCAGGATCATCTTCGGCCGACATCACCTGGCTGATCATCCCGGCGCCGGGCGCTTCCAACGGCGCGCCCCAGGGAACCCTCTACTATGTTGGCGCGACCCTTACCTATACCATGGCAGGGGAAACCCAGACCACTGAAGTCATGCCCGATTACATCTATGTCAAACCCATGCCCGAGCTGACCCTGGATTATTTCTTGCCAGAAGATGTTTACGGGGATGATGCCTTTACCGATGAGATCGAAGAGGAGGTGCCGTTTCCCTTGGGCGTACGTGTGGCCAATAACGGTTATGGCACGGCGGTCAATCTTTCCATTAATTCGGCCCAGCCTGAAATCGTGGAAAATGAACTGGGACTGCTCATCGGCTTTAATATTGAAGCCACTCAGGTCAACGGTGAGGCGGCCCAGCTGACGCTGAAGGCTGATTTTGGGGATATCGGTCCCGGAGAGGCCGGTGTAGCCAAATGGATCATGACCTGTTCTCTGTCCGGCAAATTTGTGGAATTCGATGCGGATTTTTCCCACTCCGACGAGCTTGGCGGAGAGTTGACATCCCTGTTTGACAGTGTCAATACCCATTTTTTGCTTAAGGATGTGATGGTGGATCTGCCCGGCCGGGACGCAATCAATGATTTTCTGGCAAAGGACGGCAGCATTGTCCGTATTTATGAATCCGACAACGTGGAAGCCCTGGTTACGGATTATGACGGGCAGTCCGCCGGCATTGTTCTGCTTGACCAGGATACCTACCGGCTGACGGCACCGGTGACGGAGGGCTTTATGGTGGTGACCCTTCAGGATCCCAAAAGCGGACAGATGAACATCCAAGAGGTGGTTCGTTCGGACGGCAAACAGATCCTGGAAGAAAACTGCTGGCTGTCCAAAACCCGGGATGACGACAACAACTGGCATTATTTCATCAACCTGTTTGATAGCAATACTACGGCATCCTACACCGTTGTATTTGAAGACTCTGAGGCAAGTCATATTCCGATGATCCAGTATATTTCAAATAAGGTATTGATGGAGGGTGGTCAGGTGGGGTTTCTGGTCACTGCCTCTGACCCGGACGGGACCATCCCGGCGCTGTCTGCCGCATCCCTGCCTGCCGGGGCAGAATTTACCGACCGGGGCGACGGAACTGGGATCTTTGAATGGTTTACCCAGTACGGTCAGGCCGGGACTTATTCCGTGACCTTTACGGCCGATGACGGGGAATACGCGGCCACCCGCAAGGTCAAACTGCAGATCCAGGATGCAAATGTCAGTGACAGTGACGGAGACGGCATGGACGATGCCTGGGAAATGCTTCATTTTGGTACGTTAAACCGGGACGGCACAGGTGACTATGACGGAGACGGCATATCCGACAAGGATGAATACCTGAATCAAACTGATCCGGGACAGAATTCTGCGCCCCTTGAACCGTCCCAGCCGAACCCTGAGGACGAGGCACTGGGCGTTTCCGTTGATCTGCTTTTATCCTGGACTGGCGAAGATCCGGATGAAGGGGATCTGCTGTCATACGATGTGCTGTTCGGTCAGGATGCGGAGAGCCTTGAGGTGATTCAAACCACTGAAGAAACAGAGGTCTACCCGGGGCTTTTGGCGTATGATACGTCTTATTTCTGGCAGATTGTCGCAACAGACCCGGCCCAGGCTGTGACTTCAGGCCCTGTCTGGCAGTTCAGGACGTTTACGGAAACCGGGGATGCGGATGGCGATCTGTTGCTCAATTACGAAGAGATCAACCTTGGTACCAACCCCATGGCGTGGGATACGGACCGTGACGGCTTTGGGGATGGTGAAGAGTATAATTCCGGGAGCAATCCTTTGAATGGGCAGAGCGTACCGAATTTACCTCCCCATTATGGAGACTTGGACGACGATGATGATGTTGACGGCTGGGATCTTTATCTGCTCCTGTCGGCTTGGGGCCTGACATCTGGAGATGAGGGATTTAATCCCCGGGCTGATTTGAACGAAGACGGTGTTATTGATGGTGGCGACCTTGATTTGTTTACTCGGATTTTTGGGTATGCGTTTATAGAGTTATGA
- a CDS encoding rhodanese-like domain-containing protein: protein MGYENKRKNILTGKICFIVLMVLILSFSLVWSREKIPGVQGPAGKETVQGTTTAGIAVHADLLVTAMDVLKKERAGKRPMLIDVRNKADFESFRIPGSINLPLFAVKTKSMFKQASIVLLNEGYALSPLIRECEILREKGFDAFVLFGGLTAWKNSNGLIDGNYFEIKKVNQVPARIWFSERKTNCWISIDASNYTPLETAPPKLPQGKIIESLIVPFSGNGESFAKAFSQAVNDQERPGQLCSLLVFTKDGKDYGPIEKALKDFPNLFFLEDGLVGVDTFLKNQELAKNRKTIRQGKKCRTCP, encoded by the coding sequence ATGGGTTATGAGAATAAGCGGAAAAATATACTTACGGGTAAAATTTGTTTCATCGTTTTGATGGTTTTAATCTTAAGTTTTTCTTTGGTTTGGTCCCGGGAAAAAATACCGGGAGTGCAGGGACCGGCAGGTAAGGAGACAGTTCAAGGAACCACAACAGCGGGAATTGCCGTCCATGCAGATCTGCTTGTCACGGCAATGGATGTGCTTAAAAAAGAACGGGCCGGTAAACGGCCCATGCTGATTGATGTTAGAAACAAAGCCGATTTTGAGTCGTTCAGGATTCCGGGATCGATCAACCTGCCCCTGTTCGCTGTTAAAACCAAGTCAATGTTCAAACAGGCCTCTATTGTTTTGCTGAATGAAGGGTATGCCTTAAGCCCTCTGATTCGTGAATGCGAAATCCTTAGAGAAAAAGGATTTGACGCTTTTGTTCTGTTCGGCGGGCTGACCGCCTGGAAAAACAGTAACGGTCTCATTGACGGTAATTATTTTGAGATAAAAAAGGTCAATCAGGTTCCGGCCCGAATTTGGTTCAGTGAGAGGAAAACCAATTGCTGGATCAGTATTGATGCCTCTAATTATACACCTTTAGAAACAGCCCCTCCAAAACTCCCGCAGGGAAAGATCATTGAATCCCTTATTGTTCCATTTTCAGGCAACGGCGAATCCTTTGCCAAGGCTTTTAGTCAGGCTGTAAATGATCAGGAGAGGCCCGGTCAGCTCTGCTCTTTGCTGGTGTTTACCAAAGACGGAAAGGATTATGGCCCGATTGAAAAGGCTTTAAAGGATTTTCCCAATTTATTTTTTCTGGAAGACGGTCTTGTGGGAGTAGACACATTTTTGAAAAATCAGGAACTTGCCAAAAATCGAAAAACCATCAGGCAAGGCAAGAAATGCCGGACCTGTCCATAG
- a CDS encoding VOC family protein gives MGFTIDHFNINVLNLEDSIAFYEKALGLTELSRKTATDGSYVIVFLTDNQSANKLELTWLKDRNEPYDLGDEEFHIAFKTDDFDAAHALHEKMGCICYENKDMGIYFINDPDGYWLEIVPVR, from the coding sequence ATGGGATTTACAATTGATCATTTTAATATCAACGTATTGAATCTGGAAGATAGTATCGCATTTTATGAAAAAGCGCTCGGCCTTACGGAGCTGAGTCGGAAAACGGCCACAGACGGTTCTTATGTGATTGTCTTTTTGACGGATAATCAGTCTGCCAATAAACTGGAGTTGACCTGGCTTAAGGACAGAAACGAGCCGTACGATCTCGGCGATGAAGAATTTCACATCGCATTTAAAACCGATGATTTTGACGCAGCCCATGCCCTGCATGAGAAGATGGGGTGCATCTGCTATGAAAATAAGGATATGGGTATCTATTTTATCAATGACCCGGACGGGTACTGGCTTGAGATCGTTCCTGTCAGATAG